A window from Chryseobacterium vaccae encodes these proteins:
- a CDS encoding RNA polymerase sigma factor, translating to MFSMESEFLEKIEKHKGVIFKISKMYMDNQDDQNDLYQEIIYQAWKSYGDFQRKSDFSTWLYRTALNTAIVFLRSEKKRSFIQNQQVENLAVHQEPYNDTDDQNMKLMYEAIHQLSPIDKALIFYFLQDFPGKEIARQLGITEVNARVKMNRAKTKLKEIIEKKKTQI from the coding sequence ATGTTTTCAATGGAAAGTGAATTTTTAGAAAAGATTGAGAAACATAAAGGTGTTATCTTCAAGATTTCTAAGATGTATATGGATAATCAGGATGATCAGAATGATCTTTATCAGGAGATCATTTATCAGGCCTGGAAATCATATGGTGATTTCCAAAGAAAGAGCGACTTTTCTACCTGGCTCTACAGAACTGCACTAAATACTGCTATCGTATTTCTCCGAAGCGAAAAAAAACGTAGTTTTATACAAAATCAGCAGGTGGAAAACCTTGCTGTCCATCAAGAGCCTTACAATGATACGGATGATCAAAATATGAAGCTGATGTATGAAGCAATCCACCAGCTCAGCCCGATTGATAAAGCGCTCATTTTTTATTTTTTGCAGGACTTTCCGGGTAAAGAGATTGCCCGGCAGTTAGGAATAACCGAAGTCAATGCAAGAGTGAAGATGAACAGGGCTAAAACCAAGCTGAAAGAGATTATTGAGAAGAAAAAAACACAGATTTAA
- the tpx gene encoding thiol peroxidase — protein MYSKLVFSTLLFFSAFIFAQNTKTANTILMRGKPVHTYSQLPAVNKTAPKFTLTDVDMKDQTLDSYKGKYVILNIFPSVDTGVCSASVHHFNEDAANLPNTVVLCISKDLPFAQKRFCGAEGIKNVVMLSDFRSDFGKTYGVEITDSAMKGLLSRAVVVIDPSGKVVYQEQVADISQEPNYEAAIKAVKK, from the coding sequence ATGTATTCAAAATTAGTTTTCAGTACGTTATTGTTCTTCTCAGCATTTATCTTTGCTCAAAATACCAAAACAGCCAATACCATTTTAATGAGAGGTAAGCCGGTACATACCTATTCTCAATTACCAGCAGTGAATAAAACTGCCCCAAAGTTTACGCTTACGGATGTTGATATGAAAGATCAGACCTTAGATTCTTATAAAGGAAAATATGTAATTCTTAATATTTTCCCAAGTGTAGATACGGGTGTTTGTTCTGCTTCTGTACATCATTTCAATGAAGATGCGGCTAATCTTCCAAATACTGTTGTTCTTTGTATTTCCAAAGATCTGCCTTTCGCCCAGAAAAGGTTTTGCGGTGCGGAAGGAATCAAAAATGTAGTAATGCTTTCTGATTTCCGTTCTGATTTTGGGAAAACATATGGCGTGGAAATCACAGATTCCGCCATGAAGGGGCTTTTAAGCAGAGCGGTTGTTGTTATTGATCCTTCAGGAAAAGTTGTTTATCAGGAACAGGTTGCTGATATTTCCCAGGAACCTAATTATGAAGCGGCTATTAAAGCCGTGAAGAAATAA
- a CDS encoding M4 family metallopeptidase: MKKMTTLAKVLAFALTAGLTPFTLLHAQNRQGSETSIKDFPKISITSVMGNFNASFSGRDIAPDFLANHLGEWLGTGTDHSYRFLKKNKDELGITHSVYEHYYKGVKVMDDMVLLHEKDGKLIYVNGEIISDINLSPRQQPTLQKIRSLIISDLNARGKITISNIEEVITKVDNGRSAAVYHTSKVETLSMKPLQAFTYYIDNNSGTVVKKISRIHDVDTPSQSSTYYKGTQSITADSYNGQYRLKDNARNIHTRNGTTLDIDTINGGIISVEEYISPTADYTASDTKPPVEVHWGMKNAYDYYINRHNRNSYDGNGARIDNYYNFDFGGLTGGANAAALDTPLYGGIVCMLYGNGKMFNGLITYMNPVVGIDVAGHEYSHLIIGRNGLGGLNYQSESGAINESIADMLGTAIEFYSGSNPNWTIGEGITVASIFNPSPSPYMRSMSDPNNVNPTPQPDTYNGTHWASTANPDPNNDNGGVHINSGVGNYWFYLLSQGGSGTNDIGNAYNVTGITIEKAEKIIYRALHQYMTPNTTYLDAYNATKQAVTDLYGASSNEQQQNVKAWYGVGIGNGVLSTKEITRAEDHFRIYPNPVKNGVFTIENNRNNASVEIYDISGRLIKATQKLDKGENKVSIDGVKKGVYVVKINADGSAVVTKKIIVE; the protein is encoded by the coding sequence ATGAAAAAAATGACTACTCTTGCCAAAGTCCTGGCTTTTGCTCTTACTGCAGGTCTTACCCCTTTTACCTTACTACACGCACAAAACAGACAAGGTTCTGAAACTTCAATTAAGGATTTTCCGAAAATTTCGATCACTTCAGTAATGGGGAATTTTAATGCAAGTTTCAGCGGGAGAGATATTGCTCCGGATTTTCTGGCCAACCATTTAGGAGAGTGGCTAGGGACCGGAACCGATCATTCGTACAGGTTTCTTAAAAAGAATAAGGATGAGTTGGGAATCACTCACTCTGTATATGAACATTATTATAAAGGAGTAAAAGTAATGGATGATATGGTCCTGCTCCATGAAAAAGATGGAAAATTAATTTATGTAAACGGAGAAATTATTTCTGACATCAATTTATCTCCTAGACAGCAGCCTACTTTACAGAAGATAAGATCTCTCATTATCTCTGATCTGAATGCTAGGGGTAAGATTACTATATCCAATATAGAAGAAGTCATCACGAAAGTTGATAATGGGCGCTCTGCTGCTGTTTATCATACATCAAAAGTAGAAACTTTGTCTATGAAGCCTTTACAGGCCTTTACGTATTATATAGATAACAATTCAGGAACGGTTGTTAAGAAAATTTCCAGAATCCATGATGTAGATACTCCATCTCAGAGCTCAACCTATTATAAGGGTACTCAATCTATTACTGCTGATTCTTATAATGGTCAGTACCGGTTGAAAGACAATGCCCGGAACATCCATACCCGAAACGGAACTACTCTTGATATAGACACTATAAATGGAGGAATTATTAGTGTAGAAGAATATATCAGTCCTACGGCAGATTATACGGCAAGTGATACAAAACCTCCGGTAGAAGTTCATTGGGGTATGAAAAATGCCTATGATTATTATATCAACCGCCACAACAGGAATAGCTATGACGGAAATGGAGCTAGAATTGATAATTATTATAATTTCGATTTTGGAGGGCTCACCGGAGGTGCAAATGCAGCTGCCCTTGATACTCCTTTGTATGGAGGAATTGTATGTATGCTTTACGGAAACGGAAAGATGTTTAACGGGCTGATCACTTATATGAACCCCGTGGTAGGAATAGATGTGGCTGGACATGAATATTCTCACCTGATTATCGGAAGAAACGGTTTAGGTGGATTAAATTATCAATCAGAATCCGGAGCAATCAACGAATCTATCGCTGATATGCTGGGAACAGCAATTGAATTTTATTCAGGAAGTAATCCGAACTGGACCATAGGCGAAGGAATTACCGTAGCTTCTATATTTAATCCTTCTCCAAGTCCTTATATGAGAAGTATGTCTGATCCTAATAATGTAAATCCAACTCCGCAGCCGGATACCTATAACGGAACTCATTGGGCAAGTACCGCTAATCCTGATCCAAATAATGATAATGGAGGTGTACATATCAACAGCGGAGTAGGGAACTACTGGTTTTATCTTCTCTCGCAGGGAGGTTCAGGAACCAACGATATCGGCAATGCCTATAACGTGACGGGAATTACCATTGAAAAAGCAGAGAAGATTATCTATAGAGCGTTACATCAGTATATGACTCCAAATACAACCTATCTGGATGCTTATAATGCAACCAAACAAGCTGTAACGGATCTTTACGGTGCTTCCAGCAACGAACAGCAGCAGAATGTAAAGGCTTGGTATGGTGTAGGAATAGGAAATGGAGTACTGTCAACAAAAGAAATAACGAGAGCAGAAGATCATTTCCGCATTTATCCGAACCCTGTTAAAAACGGAGTATTTACCATAGAAAATAATAGAAATAATGCCTCTGTTGAAATCTATGATATTTCAGGAAGATTGATTAAAGCCACTCAGAAATTGGATAAAGGAGAAAATAAAGTTAGTATTGATGGAGTTAAGAAAGGAGTTTATGTGGTAAAAATCAATGCTGATGGAAGCGCTGTTGTTACTAAGAAAATAATAGTAGAATAA
- a CDS encoding MBL fold metallo-hydrolase has protein sequence MEIQKLNWAGIKLISRQKTILLDAAEDFSYYKPVLGDAVEDLIIFSDEIQADYILFTHLHLDHFDKSVIRKCLKKDGKLIVYSGLEVIVRKIVGDIEMIVLDLDETFTENNIAFKPVFAMDGVGEIQTSWIVDDGTTKIFHGGDTIWHNQFWKLGKENPDIDYAFLPVNGVVVNFEIIGLEYSPIPASLNLKEAFAAAHLLHAKKLVPIHYGLFTHEKFYVPQEFDENDLRSVSEEVGQEYVVLGDGEMLVEY, from the coding sequence ATGGAAATACAAAAATTAAACTGGGCCGGAATAAAACTGATATCCCGACAAAAAACAATCTTACTAGATGCTGCCGAAGATTTTTCTTACTACAAACCTGTTTTGGGAGATGCCGTTGAAGATCTGATCATATTTTCAGATGAGATACAGGCTGATTATATCCTGTTTACCCATCTTCATCTTGACCATTTTGACAAAAGCGTGATCAGAAAATGCCTGAAAAAAGATGGAAAGCTGATTGTCTATTCAGGGCTGGAAGTTATTGTCAGAAAAATTGTAGGGGATATAGAAATGATCGTTCTGGATCTGGATGAAACCTTTACTGAAAATAATATTGCTTTCAAACCGGTATTTGCTATGGATGGAGTGGGAGAAATCCAGACTTCCTGGATTGTAGATGACGGAACCACAAAGATTTTTCATGGTGGTGACACCATCTGGCATAATCAGTTCTGGAAGCTGGGAAAAGAAAATCCAGACATTGATTATGCATTTCTTCCCGTGAACGGTGTTGTGGTAAATTTTGAGATCATCGGCCTGGAGTACAGCCCGATTCCTGCTTCCCTTAATCTGAAAGAAGCTTTTGCTGCTGCTCATCTTTTACATGCTAAAAAACTGGTTCCTATTCATTATGGTTTGTTTACGCACGAGAAATTTTATGTTCCGCAGGAGTTTGATGAAAATGATTTGAGGAGCGTTTCGGAAGAAGTGGGGCAGGAGTATGTGGTTTTGGGGGATGGGGAGATGCTGGTAGAATATTAA
- a CDS encoding NADP-dependent glyceraldehyde-3-phosphate dehydrogenase, whose amino-acid sequence MDSANKPSFQNIFKNESEIPEEFKVPEIHQKVYLLNGELVEWKGEVQNIYSPVCIPTENGLERKLLGSIPNIGPAEAMEVLEACVKAYDNGLGEWPTMSVEGRIQCMQKFVYLMIQQRDLIIKLLMWEIGKTLADSTKEFDRTVDYINQTIDALKDLDRESSRFQEAEGTIAQIRRAPLGVVLSMGPFNYPLNEIFTTLIPALIMGNTILFKLPKHGVLAHYPLLNAFKEAFPKGTVNTLYGKGSEIITPIMESGKVNVLAFIGSSKVANGLKKLHPKVNRLRAILSLDAKNAAIVTKNADLDVAVNECILGALSFNGQRCTALKLIFVQKEVAAEFTRKLSDAVSALKPGLPWENGVKVTPLPEVNKPPYLQECIDDALSKGAAVLNQNGGYTEASFVYPAVVYPVDSRMKLYHEEQFGPVIPVVPFDDIEEPVEYQINASHGMQVSIFSEDPEEVGRLIDPFVNLVSRVNINCQAQRGPDVFPFTGRKDSAEGTLSVFDALRSFSIRSLVAAKLTDSNKKLLNTIVRDHDSHFLSTDYIF is encoded by the coding sequence ATGGATTCAGCAAACAAGCCGTCATTTCAAAATATTTTTAAAAACGAAAGTGAAATTCCTGAAGAGTTTAAAGTTCCTGAGATTCACCAGAAAGTGTATCTTCTCAACGGAGAATTGGTAGAGTGGAAAGGCGAAGTACAGAATATTTATTCACCCGTTTGTATTCCTACAGAAAATGGCCTGGAAAGGAAATTACTCGGAAGTATTCCCAATATTGGCCCGGCAGAAGCCATGGAAGTTCTCGAAGCCTGTGTTAAAGCCTATGACAACGGTCTCGGTGAATGGCCAACAATGTCTGTAGAGGGGCGGATACAGTGTATGCAGAAATTTGTTTACCTGATGATCCAGCAGCGTGATCTCATCATAAAACTGCTGATGTGGGAGATTGGGAAAACCTTGGCAGATTCCACAAAAGAATTCGACAGAACGGTGGATTATATTAATCAGACGATTGATGCCCTGAAAGATCTGGACCGGGAATCTTCACGCTTCCAGGAGGCAGAAGGTACCATTGCACAGATCAGAAGAGCTCCTTTGGGGGTTGTTTTGAGTATGGGACCTTTCAATTATCCTTTAAATGAGATCTTCACAACATTGATTCCTGCGTTGATCATGGGAAATACAATCCTGTTTAAGCTTCCTAAACATGGAGTGCTGGCTCATTATCCGCTCCTGAATGCATTTAAGGAAGCTTTCCCGAAAGGAACGGTAAATACCCTTTACGGAAAAGGTTCAGAGATCATTACTCCAATCATGGAAAGCGGAAAAGTAAATGTTCTGGCTTTTATCGGCTCCAGTAAAGTAGCCAATGGGCTGAAAAAACTGCATCCTAAGGTAAACCGGCTTCGCGCTATTCTGAGTTTAGATGCAAAAAATGCTGCTATTGTAACTAAAAATGCTGATTTGGACGTAGCCGTGAATGAATGTATTTTAGGGGCGTTGTCTTTTAACGGACAAAGGTGTACCGCATTGAAACTTATTTTTGTTCAAAAAGAAGTGGCTGCAGAGTTCACCCGAAAATTAAGTGATGCTGTTTCCGCCCTTAAGCCCGGTCTTCCCTGGGAAAATGGGGTTAAAGTTACACCCCTTCCGGAAGTTAATAAACCGCCGTACCTTCAGGAATGTATTGATGATGCTTTATCGAAAGGTGCCGCAGTTTTGAATCAGAATGGTGGATATACCGAAGCATCTTTTGTCTATCCGGCAGTGGTTTATCCTGTTGACAGCCGTATGAAACTTTATCATGAAGAGCAGTTCGGTCCTGTAATTCCCGTAGTTCCTTTTGATGATATTGAAGAACCTGTAGAATATCAGATCAATGCTTCTCATGGGATGCAGGTGAGTATTTTCAGTGAAGATCCGGAAGAAGTGGGAAGGCTGATTGATCCTTTTGTCAATCTGGTGAGCCGGGTAAATATCAATTGTCAGGCACAGCGTGGACCGGATGTTTTTCCTTTTACCGGAAGAAAAGACAGTGCAGAAGGAACGCTTTCTGTTTTTGATGCGCTCCGCTCATTTTCAATAAGGTCCCTGGTAGCCGCAAAGCTTACCGATTCCAATAAAAAATTACTCAATACAATCGTTAGAGATCATGACTCTCATTTTCTAAGTACAGACTATATTTTCTAA
- a CDS encoding Crp/Fnr family transcriptional regulator, producing the protein MAEINKNLFTHLNVDDNDPVWDKFAGVKFPKKNIFSDNKAYLLEDGLVRKYYLNSTSDIDIEVCADFYFPGDIFTVGEKGSDAVYESINNGLAWEISLDEVKEMFAVNPECRFVQNYYLSRKLSAALKREMLLLKNTPQDLYEYLLKNKPHYIQNIPLKYLASYIGITPISLSRIRKRIND; encoded by the coding sequence TTGGCAGAAATTAATAAAAACCTGTTTACCCATCTGAACGTGGATGACAATGATCCCGTTTGGGACAAATTCGCCGGGGTTAAATTTCCAAAGAAAAATATATTTTCCGATAATAAAGCCTATCTTCTTGAAGATGGGCTTGTTCGGAAATATTACCTTAACAGTACATCAGATATCGATATTGAAGTTTGTGCAGATTTTTACTTCCCCGGAGATATTTTTACCGTTGGAGAAAAAGGATCTGACGCTGTTTATGAATCGATAAACAATGGCCTGGCCTGGGAAATTTCGCTGGATGAAGTAAAGGAAATGTTTGCCGTCAATCCCGAATGCCGCTTTGTACAGAACTATTATCTGAGCAGAAAACTAAGTGCCGCCCTGAAAAGAGAAATGCTGCTGCTGAAAAACACTCCTCAGGACCTCTATGAATACCTTCTGAAGAATAAGCCTCACTACATCCAGAATATTCCATTAAAATACTTAGCTTCTTACATTGGAATTACCCCTATTTCTTTAAGCCGGATCAGAAAAAGAATTAATGATTAG
- a CDS encoding DUF4276 family protein has product MSKLPKKIGIIAEDESDVEAVKELIKRITGKNNIGFKHFVGRGCGKIKRKADDWANQLKQRGCSVLILIHDLDKNKYEDLYEIIHKSIHPFAISKTLINIPTEEMEAWFLADENGLKNALNLKKKPKTYHHPETVKSPKEVLGKEIEKASNDTKIYLNTKHNLLIAKSIDIDIVKNKCKSFKSLHKFVVDSKI; this is encoded by the coding sequence ATGAGTAAATTACCAAAAAAAATCGGAATAATTGCTGAAGACGAAAGTGATGTTGAAGCAGTAAAAGAGTTAATAAAAAGAATTACGGGAAAAAATAATATTGGTTTCAAACATTTTGTGGGAAGAGGTTGTGGGAAAATTAAACGAAAAGCAGATGATTGGGCAAACCAACTAAAGCAAAGAGGATGTTCTGTATTAATCCTCATCCATGATTTAGATAAAAATAAATATGAAGATCTCTATGAGATTATTCATAAAAGCATACACCCATTTGCAATTTCAAAAACTTTAATAAATATACCCACTGAAGAAATGGAAGCATGGTTTTTAGCCGATGAAAATGGACTAAAAAATGCTTTAAATTTGAAAAAAAAGCCTAAAACATATCATCATCCTGAAACAGTAAAATCTCCCAAAGAAGTATTGGGTAAAGAAATAGAAAAGGCATCAAATGATACTAAAATCTATTTAAACACAAAACATAATTTACTAATAGCTAAATCAATAGATATTGATATTGTAAAAAATAAATGTAAGTCGTTTAAAAGTCTTCATAAATTTGTAGTTGACAGTAAAATTTAA
- a CDS encoding AAA family ATPase, with the protein MIKLTKFEINNYRSCLKSNIDLNQSLMCLIGINGAGKTNILNGLLLLKKLKESYRIPGTKQKNLSGSLTEISLDFKLDEYTIKVKGTLRYETDDRNNDEVLDSILKFNFFDITGSKKWIEIPLELFKYIHEIKFKENDFILREYFKLPDLVESQINALYSIRDFFNNISYYSASQFSDPSKCPISFELDENKSYRSNRFNFHHEKFLNDLYIKYKNNKNEFNKFISTVNQEGIGIINNISFSEYDMPSSSYEVKSGGKIRKIERNRQLIIPYVTIDGVELSPNQLSEGTFKTLALIFYIITDENELLLIEEPEVCVHHGLLNSIISLISVQSKKKQIIISTHSDFVLDRLSPENLLIVTKNSQKGTVAKPLDKALSKNDYKALKSYLQETGNLGEYWKEGGLDHE; encoded by the coding sequence ATGATTAAATTAACCAAATTTGAAATTAATAATTATAGGTCATGTCTAAAATCTAATATTGACTTAAATCAAAGCTTGATGTGCCTAATTGGAATAAATGGTGCGGGAAAGACAAATATATTAAATGGGTTACTTTTACTAAAAAAACTAAAGGAAAGTTATAGAATACCTGGAACAAAACAGAAAAATCTTTCTGGATCCTTGACAGAAATTTCACTTGACTTTAAGTTGGATGAATATACAATTAAAGTTAAAGGTACTTTAAGATATGAAACAGACGATAGAAATAATGATGAGGTTCTAGATTCAATCCTAAAGTTCAATTTTTTTGACATTACAGGTAGTAAAAAGTGGATTGAAATTCCACTTGAATTATTTAAATATATTCACGAAATAAAATTTAAAGAAAATGATTTTATACTAAGAGAATATTTTAAATTGCCCGATCTTGTAGAGTCTCAAATTAATGCATTATATTCAATTAGAGATTTCTTTAATAATATAAGTTATTATAGTGCAAGTCAATTTTCCGATCCTTCGAAATGTCCAATTTCATTTGAACTTGACGAAAACAAATCTTACCGTAGTAATAGATTTAATTTTCACCATGAAAAATTTTTAAATGATTTATATATAAAATATAAAAACAATAAAAACGAATTTAATAAATTCATTTCAACTGTTAATCAAGAAGGAATTGGAATTATAAATAATATTTCTTTTTCTGAATATGATATGCCATCAAGTTCATATGAAGTAAAATCTGGTGGAAAGATAAGGAAGATTGAACGCAATCGACAATTAATTATCCCTTATGTAACAATTGACGGTGTAGAACTTTCTCCAAATCAATTGTCTGAAGGTACTTTTAAAACACTTGCTCTCATATTCTATATTATTACTGATGAAAATGAATTATTATTAATTGAAGAACCTGAAGTTTGTGTTCACCACGGTTTACTAAATAGTATTATTTCATTAATTTCAGTTCAATCTAAGAAAAAACAAATTATCATAAGCACACATTCTGATTTTGTTTTAGATAGACTAAGTCCCGAAAACTTATTAATTGTAACAAAAAATTCACAAAAAGGCACTGTTGCAAAGCCACTAGATAAAGCTTTATCAAAAAATGATTATAAAGCTTTAAAATCATATTTGCAAGAAACAGGAAATTTAGGTGAATATTGGAAAGAAGGAGGTTTAGATCATGAGTAA
- a CDS encoding S41 family peptidase, whose amino-acid sequence MKNYSILFAALIMSSCASIRRHNEQRAACIPPEKLKEDVDYAYLKLQKMHPQLYWYISKQELDHKFDSLKQTFDQPLTPLQFYFKLQPVIADVREGHLALRIPRKKFTKKEIKKLEHKKGMFSRFEYYIKGDRLFIVENKDSIEGIQPGSEILSINQIPVSEYLKKYRDLISSDGYNTTFQSYFLKDVFFNFYTAENGFTDSAVIETVYNGQKHIYTLHRESKTKNDLEKDKEQEKRTSEKKVNDYVAFSNSYNRNFKFLDQDSTTAYLKVKSFSRDHSDQFYKETFIKIKNAKAKYLIIDVRNNYGGSLHEINNLYSYLAAEPFVLIKPSQLTSRLSPLKTNYFRKSNALQYAFKSLAYPTYVFSQTFSTYKKDGKIYYKMKADKPTRPNKDAFQGKVFVLINGGSFSASSIITAKLKYDKRAILVGEETGGANDGTVAGFYSYQKLPNSKINLPIGLLLVQPNIDFLNTKRGVVPDVVIPESMQDIINKKDPQLEWIKSEIAKEKEIIR is encoded by the coding sequence TTGAAAAATTATTCGATCTTATTTGCCGCTTTAATCATGTCATCATGTGCTTCTATCCGAAGACATAATGAACAAAGAGCAGCCTGCATTCCTCCGGAGAAACTTAAAGAGGATGTAGATTATGCTTATTTAAAACTGCAAAAAATGCATCCGCAATTATATTGGTATATCTCTAAACAGGAACTCGATCATAAATTTGACAGTCTTAAACAGACCTTCGACCAACCTTTGACTCCGCTTCAATTTTATTTTAAATTGCAGCCCGTTATTGCAGATGTGCGGGAAGGACACCTCGCTTTGAGAATTCCCAGAAAAAAATTCACTAAAAAAGAGATAAAAAAGCTGGAACATAAAAAAGGAATGTTCAGCCGTTTTGAATATTATATAAAAGGAGACCGTTTATTTATTGTTGAAAACAAAGATTCTATAGAAGGCATACAGCCGGGTAGCGAAATTTTATCCATTAATCAGATTCCGGTTTCAGAGTATCTGAAAAAATACAGAGACCTAATCAGCAGCGATGGATACAATACTACTTTCCAGTCTTATTTTTTAAAAGACGTATTTTTCAATTTTTATACGGCAGAAAACGGATTTACCGATAGCGCAGTAATAGAAACAGTTTATAACGGTCAGAAGCATATTTATACGCTTCATAGAGAATCTAAAACTAAAAATGATCTGGAAAAAGATAAAGAACAGGAAAAACGCACTTCTGAAAAGAAAGTCAATGACTATGTAGCTTTCAGTAATTCTTATAATCGAAATTTTAAATTCCTCGATCAAGACAGTACGACAGCTTACCTAAAAGTAAAGAGTTTTTCCCGTGATCATTCAGACCAGTTTTATAAGGAAACATTTATCAAAATAAAAAATGCTAAGGCTAAATACCTCATCATTGACGTTCGCAACAATTACGGAGGCTCACTGCATGAGATTAATAACCTGTATTCTTATCTCGCAGCAGAACCATTTGTTCTGATCAAGCCTTCCCAGCTGACCTCAAGACTCAGCCCGCTAAAAACCAATTATTTCAGAAAGAGCAATGCGCTTCAATATGCCTTTAAAAGCCTGGCTTATCCTACTTATGTATTTTCCCAGACCTTCAGCACCTACAAGAAAGACGGAAAGATATATTATAAAATGAAGGCTGATAAACCTACCCGACCTAATAAAGACGCTTTCCAAGGAAAAGTTTTTGTGCTGATCAACGGAGGAAGTTTTTCGGCATCATCCATCATTACCGCTAAACTTAAATACGATAAAAGAGCTATTCTTGTTGGTGAAGAAACCGGAGGGGCCAATGACGGAACGGTTGCCGGATTTTATTCTTATCAGAAACTTCCCAATTCAAAAATTAATCTTCCCATCGGCCTGCTTCTGGTACAGCCAAATATTGATTTTCTGAATACCAAAAGAGGAGTTGTTCCGGATGTGGTTATTCCTGAAAGTATGCAGGACATTATCAATAAAAAAGATCCGCAGCTGGAATGGATAAAAAGTGAGATTGCAAAAGAAAAAGAAATCATCAGATAA